The Granulicella arctica genome segment AGGGTGGAGATGCCGGCAAAGGTTCCCCCGCCAACGAGCAGGGCGACTGCCATGGCTCCAGCCAGAGCGGGACGAAATTGACGGCCGGTATTGAAGAGGAGACGGGCTTTCATGCGCTCGACCCAGCCAGCGGGCGGCATGGCCTGCTCCTCACGAAGACGGACGGCTAGCTTCTGATCGAAGTAGGGCGATGGCTCCGGGGCCTGCCAGGTGTCGAGGAGCGCAAAGGTGGACTGGAAGGAGGCGAACTCCTTCTGGCAGTCGGGACAGGAGTCCAGATGCGTTCGGACGGCAGCGCTGTTGGCGGAGGCTGGTGCGAGCAGAAGCTCCGGCATTTCGGTTTGGCAGATTCGGCAGTTCATGATGACCTTTACCCTTTCTTCTTTGGTACGAACGCGTCGAGTAGGTGCGGTGCGCGTCTTGTTGGTTAGACGA includes the following:
- a CDS encoding anti-sigma factor family protein, coding for MNCRICQTEMPELLLAPASANSAAVRTHLDSCPDCQKEFASFQSTFALLDTWQAPEPSPYFDQKLAVRLREEQAMPPAGWVERMKARLLFNTGRQFRPALAGAMAVALLVGGGTFAGISTLPGHHDQVQSSAAVNDLQILDKNDQALQQMDQLLQDDQPADDNSASPPQS